Proteins from a genomic interval of Nostoc sp. TCL240-02:
- a CDS encoding protein kinase: protein MKSPPPSNSWIGRLVGDNERYRLDKRLGGGGMGDVFLATDTRVGQQVALKLLKDTLVASQEMRKRFEREVAVCAALQSDHIVKISDCGFTTEGFPFYVMEYLRGQTLRQLLLREKRLSVERAVKIMAQVCKGLQLAHQGVTLQREGGKSTEHIQVVHRDLKPDNIFLVPTDLGEWVKVLDFGVAKIRSESSENANITNITSTFIGTFRYAPPEQIQSDKNLDARGDIYSLGIILYEMLSAADPFGISIKGSHVSEASWVLAHAYEPPKPLRSQPGCEHYSTELEAVVMKCLHKNPANRFATVEELNLALQAAAKSVINTINLPGKASGQSQPSYNQGSNNETVPRQSNDDTVYRPPSAYNQGSNHETVPRQSNDDTVYRPSSAYNQGSNHETLPRQSNDDTVIRPPSAYNQGSNHETVPRQFNPIEQNQSEETVPPLQPGYNQGSNNETVPRQFNPVEQSPQSPVNNPNPSKPDVTLYQPRFGSRQGGQQVPPDKTLFQPRPGASQGGQQVSPDKTLFQPRPGASQGGQQVPPDKTLFQPRPGANQGGQQVSQGGQQVPPDKTLFQPRPGANLGRPQVPPDVTMYQPRRASNQGRPQVPLDDTIYQPKLSGQLTTKITPNFLRILGVVLAIGLTLALVAYIYTQSRKEPSNQQNLPNSDRIQN, encoded by the coding sequence ATGAAATCCCCACCTCCTTCAAATTCTTGGATTGGTCGCTTGGTAGGTGATAACGAGCGATATCGTTTAGACAAACGGTTAGGCGGGGGTGGCATGGGAGATGTCTTCCTGGCAACGGACACCCGTGTGGGTCAACAGGTAGCGTTGAAGTTGCTCAAAGATACGCTGGTGGCATCACAAGAAATGAGAAAGCGTTTTGAGCGTGAGGTAGCAGTTTGTGCTGCTTTGCAAAGTGACCACATAGTTAAAATTAGTGATTGTGGATTCACCACAGAAGGCTTTCCATTTTACGTAATGGAATATTTACGCGGGCAAACGCTCAGACAATTACTGCTGCGCGAGAAGCGGCTATCTGTTGAACGGGCGGTAAAAATTATGGCGCAAGTTTGCAAAGGTTTACAGCTTGCCCATCAAGGGGTTACTCTCCAACGGGAAGGCGGAAAAAGCACTGAGCATATTCAGGTAGTTCATCGTGACCTGAAACCAGATAATATATTTTTAGTACCTACAGATTTGGGTGAGTGGGTAAAGGTTTTGGATTTTGGTGTTGCCAAAATTCGGAGTGAATCTTCAGAAAATGCCAATATTACAAATATCACCAGTACTTTTATTGGGACATTTCGTTATGCACCTCCTGAGCAAATCCAAAGTGATAAAAACTTGGATGCAAGGGGTGATATTTACAGTTTAGGAATTATCCTTTATGAAATGCTGAGTGCTGCCGATCCCTTTGGAATCAGCATTAAGGGTAGTCATGTGAGCGAGGCTTCTTGGGTATTAGCTCATGCCTATGAACCACCAAAACCACTGCGATCGCAACCAGGTTGTGAGCATTATTCCACAGAATTGGAAGCGGTGGTGATGAAATGCCTCCACAAGAACCCAGCTAACCGATTTGCAACGGTAGAAGAACTTAATCTTGCTTTGCAAGCTGCTGCCAAATCTGTCATAAACACTATTAATTTACCCGGAAAAGCTAGCGGACAGTCACAACCTTCCTATAATCAAGGTTCAAACAACGAAACTGTTCCCAGACAATCAAACGACGACACCGTTTACCGTCCTCCATCTGCATATAATCAAGGTTCAAATCACGAAACTGTTCCCAGACAATCGAACGACGACACCGTTTACCGCCCTTCATCTGCATATAATCAGGGTTCAAATCACGAAACGCTTCCCAGACAATCGAACGACGACACCGTTATCCGCCCCCCATCTGCATACAATCAGGGCTCAAATCACGAGACTGTTCCCAGACAATTTAACCCGATTGAACAAAACCAATCTGAGGAAACAGTTCCTCCCCTTCAGCCTGGATACAACCAAGGTTCAAATAACGAAACAGTTCCGAGGCAGTTTAATCCCGTTGAGCAAAGTCCACAAAGTCCTGTGAATAATCCCAACCCCAGCAAACCGGACGTGACCTTGTATCAACCACGATTTGGATCTAGGCAAGGTGGACAGCAAGTGCCACCAGATAAAACATTGTTTCAACCACGACCTGGGGCTAGTCAAGGTGGACAACAAGTATCACCAGATAAAACATTGTTTCAACCGCGACCTGGAGCTAGTCAAGGTGGACAACAAGTACCACCAGATAAAACATTGTTTCAACCGCGACCTGGAGCTAATCAAGGTGGGCAGCAAGTTAGTCAAGGTGGGCAGCAAGTGCCACCAGATAAGACATTGTTTCAACCGCGACCTGGGGCTAATCTTGGCAGACCACAAGTGCCGCCAGATGTGACAATGTATCAGCCACGACGTGCATCAAATCAAGGCAGACCACAAGTGCCACTAGATGACACTATTTACCAACCAAAGCTAAGTGGGCAGCTAACTACGAAAATTACTCCCAATTTTTTGCGAATCTTGGGAGTAGTCTTGGCCATTGGGCTGACTTTAGCCTTGGTGGCCTATATTTATACTCAATCTCGTAAAGAACCTAGCAACCAGCAAAATCTACCTAATAGCGATCGCATTCAGAACTAA
- a CDS encoding S-adenosyl-l-methionine hydroxide adenosyltransferase family protein codes for MSEKQITQQRLITFLSDFGDRDIYIGVMKGVIAQANPRLRVIDLTHQIPPQDIAAARFCLMNAYPYFPVETVHLAVVDPGVGSKRRAIAVEFAQGFLVGPDNGIFSGVLSQSPAIAAVELTNLNYWRTPQPSNTFHGRDIFAPVGASLASGVSLKQLGQEIDPASLVKLDIGECKQTSSGVVGWIQYIDYFGNLVSNIPASYVQGRTWYVQTTGLSIPGCETYSDVKVGEILALVGSHGWVEIAINSGNAHSRLHLDRQAPLQVVLT; via the coding sequence ATGTCTGAGAAGCAGATAACGCAACAACGACTCATAACTTTTTTAAGCGATTTTGGCGATCGCGATATTTATATAGGCGTAATGAAGGGAGTCATAGCCCAAGCCAACCCCAGGCTGAGGGTGATAGACTTAACGCACCAAATTCCACCACAAGACATCGCCGCAGCCAGGTTTTGCCTGATGAATGCTTATCCCTATTTTCCCGTTGAGACCGTGCATTTGGCAGTAGTAGATCCAGGAGTGGGAAGCAAGCGACGAGCGATCGCAGTAGAATTTGCTCAAGGGTTTCTAGTCGGCCCAGATAATGGTATCTTTAGCGGGGTACTTAGTCAAAGCCCTGCGATCGCAGCCGTGGAACTTACAAATCTTAACTATTGGCGAACTCCTCAACCAAGCAACACTTTTCACGGTAGAGATATTTTTGCACCAGTGGGAGCTAGTCTTGCTAGTGGTGTCTCTCTCAAACAACTAGGACAAGAAATTGACCCAGCAAGTTTGGTCAAACTGGATATAGGCGAGTGCAAGCAGACAAGCAGTGGTGTAGTGGGTTGGATTCAATATATTGACTACTTTGGCAACTTAGTGAGCAACATTCCAGCGAGTTATGTACAAGGCAGAACTTGGTATGTGCAAACTACAGGGTTGAGTATACCAGGCTGTGAAACTTACAGTGATGTCAAGGTAGGAGAGATACTAGCTTTAGTTGGCAGTCACGGCTGGGTAGAAATTGCCATTAATAGCGGTAATGCTCACTCCCGGTTGCATTTAGATCGGCAAGCACCGCTTCAAGTTGTTTTAACGTGA
- a CDS encoding GNAT family N-acetyltransferase, translated as MEIFLANINHLESVSVLFDRYRIFYNQTSNLKAAKEFLKERFNNNDSLVFAANENGKLVGFTQLYPSFSSVSMKRVWILNDLYVEESHRGRGIAKLLMSVAEEYAKESGAIRITLSTQTSNITAQKLYETRGYVKNEEFYHYTLRLQ; from the coding sequence ATGGAAATTTTCTTAGCTAATATTAATCATCTTGAAAGTGTTTCAGTACTATTTGATAGATATCGTATTTTTTACAATCAAACATCAAACCTTAAAGCTGCTAAAGAGTTCCTCAAGGAACGTTTCAACAATAATGATTCACTAGTATTTGCAGCTAATGAAAATGGGAAATTAGTTGGATTTACTCAGCTTTATCCTAGCTTTTCTTCAGTCTCAATGAAACGAGTATGGATATTAAACGATTTGTATGTAGAAGAGTCGCATCGCGGTAGGGGAATTGCAAAGTTATTGATGAGTGTTGCGGAAGAATACGCCAAAGAAAGTGGAGCCATTCGAATAACTTTATCTACTCAAACTTCTAATATAACCGCGCAAAAACTCTATGAAACGCGAGGTTACGTTAAGAATGAAGAGTTTTATCATTACACTTTGCGTTTGCAGTAG
- a CDS encoding ATP-binding protein: protein MNATTNRNWDEANYRYLSAALAVVRGILENHTAKEQNQFVEKNQEHLQQVLQEAAAAMPAPSALERICKIFSLSSFECDLLLLCAGMELNGDFAKLCAITHGDLQRAYPTLSLALSALPKVHWDAIAPNAPLRHWRLIQIGDGHALTLSPVRIDERILHYLTGIQYLDERLAGIIEPLQEVSDLVPSHQDLAERVAAVWSQADKVNSLPIIQLCSSETTSKRAIAATICQLQGLSLWVMPAQLIPLAPSELDNLIRLWTRETILSKCALLIDCNELDNNDMARLNAIARFIERTKGFLIVTSRERIGLGQRLVVNFDVHQPTSKEQGTVWQDALGSMASQMNGQVKTLVEQFNLSAATIRAACAEAAGQLAQKPDNDITSILWDACRVQARPRLDELAQRIEPSGDWEDLVLPEAQKQVLREIAAHVRQRSTVYNNWGFGGKSARGLGISALFAGASGTGKTLGAEVLAQKLRLDLYRIDLSSVVSKYIGETEKNLRRVFDAAEQGGVILLFDEADALFGKRSEVKDARDRYANIEVSYLLQRMESYPGLAVLTTNLKSAIDTAFLRRIRFVVQFPFPDTTQRAEIWRRVFPADTPTADLDALQLARLNVAGGNIRNIALNAAFLAADAGEAVQMKHVLRAAQTEYSKLEKPLTDAEVGGWM, encoded by the coding sequence ATGAATGCTACAACAAATCGCAATTGGGATGAGGCAAACTACCGCTATCTATCAGCAGCCCTTGCCGTGGTGCGTGGAATTTTAGAAAATCATACGGCAAAAGAGCAAAATCAATTTGTAGAGAAAAACCAAGAGCATTTACAGCAAGTGCTACAGGAAGCGGCTGCTGCAATGCCTGCGCCATCGGCATTGGAAAGAATATGTAAAATATTTAGCCTCTCATCCTTTGAATGTGATTTGTTGCTGTTGTGTGCAGGTATGGAATTGAATGGAGATTTTGCTAAATTGTGTGCCATAACGCACGGAGATTTACAACGAGCTTACCCAACTTTAAGTTTAGCTCTGTCTGCTTTACCTAAAGTCCACTGGGATGCGATCGCTCCAAATGCTCCCCTACGTCATTGGCGGTTAATTCAAATTGGTGATGGTCATGCCTTGACTCTCAGTCCCGTCAGAATTGACGAACGAATTTTACATTATCTCACGGGCATTCAATATCTTGACGAACGATTAGCTGGCATCATTGAACCATTACAAGAGGTTAGTGATTTAGTTCCCTCGCACCAAGATTTAGCAGAACGAGTTGCAGCCGTTTGGTCACAAGCTGACAAAGTTAATAGCTTACCAATTATCCAACTATGTAGTAGCGAAACTACTAGCAAACGCGCCATTGCCGCGACCATTTGTCAACTCCAGGGTTTAAGTTTGTGGGTAATGCCTGCACAACTGATTCCCTTAGCACCTAGCGAGTTAGATAATCTCATTCGCCTGTGGACTCGCGAGACGATTTTAAGTAAGTGTGCGTTACTCATAGACTGCAACGAACTAGATAATAATGATATGGCGCGGCTGAATGCGATTGCACGTTTTATCGAACGCACAAAAGGCTTTTTAATAGTTACAAGTCGGGAACGCATTGGGCTAGGACAACGTCTGGTAGTTAATTTTGACGTACATCAACCAACTAGCAAAGAACAAGGCACAGTTTGGCAAGATGCCCTAGGTTCAATGGCATCACAAATGAACGGGCAAGTTAAAACCCTAGTGGAGCAGTTTAACCTCAGTGCCGCAACCATCCGCGCTGCTTGTGCAGAAGCCGCAGGACAGTTAGCCCAAAAACCAGACAACGATATCACTAGCATTTTATGGGATGCCTGCCGTGTGCAAGCACGTCCGCGTTTGGATGAACTTGCCCAACGGATTGAGCCATCTGGTGATTGGGAAGATTTGGTATTGCCAGAGGCACAGAAACAAGTTCTCCGAGAAATTGCGGCTCATGTGCGTCAACGCAGTACTGTATATAACAATTGGGGTTTTGGTGGCAAGAGTGCTAGGGGATTGGGAATCAGCGCCTTATTTGCAGGTGCTAGCGGCACTGGTAAAACCTTGGGGGCAGAAGTGCTAGCTCAGAAATTGCGCCTCGACTTATATCGCATCGATTTATCATCGGTAGTTAGCAAATATATTGGGGAAACAGAGAAGAATTTGCGCCGGGTATTTGATGCTGCTGAACAAGGTGGGGTGATTTTGTTATTTGATGAAGCTGATGCTTTATTTGGCAAACGTAGTGAAGTTAAAGATGCGCGCGATCGCTATGCCAATATTGAAGTTAGCTACCTGTTGCAACGGATGGAAAGCTATCCAGGTTTAGCAGTCCTAACTACTAACTTGAAAAGTGCAATTGATACAGCCTTTCTGCGCCGGATTCGCTTCGTGGTGCAATTCCCCTTCCCCGATACAACACAACGAGCCGAGATTTGGCGGCGCGTCTTTCCCGCCGACACCCCAACCGCAGATTTAGATGCTCTGCAACTAGCACGGCTAAATGTCGCTGGGGGTAATATTCGTAACATAGCCTTAAATGCAGCTTTCCTCGCTGCTGATGCTGGGGAAGCAGTACAGATGAAACACGTATTGCGGGCTGCTCAGACGGAATATAGCAAGTTAGAGAAACCTTTAACTGATGCGGAAGTTGGGGGGTGGATGTGA
- the aspS gene encoding aspartate--tRNA ligase, with protein MRTHYCGELRKEHIGETVTFYGWVDRRRDHGGVIFLDLRDRSGTVQIVSDPQRTPDSYDQANALRNEYVVEITGRVTQRPEESLNTRIPTGEVEIYADKIQLLNAVRKQLPFQVSLADTETVREDLRLKYRYLDLRRERMAQNLQLRHQIVKAMRRYLEDLESFIEVETPILTRSTPEGARDYVLPSRVNPGEWYALPQSPQLFKQLLMVSGLDRYYQIARCFRDEDLRADRQPEFTQLDMEMSFMSQEEIIELNEKLVCHIFKTVKGIELQRPFPRLTYAEGMERYGSDKPDTRYGLELVDVSDIVKESGFKVFRDTVTNGGIVKILPIPNGNDVISNVRIKPGGDLFKEASEAGAKGLAYIRVRDDGEIDTIGAIKDNLSEEQKQEILRRTGAKAGHLLLFGAGEAATVNKTLDRLRQAIAKEFNLIDPEKINLLWITDFPMFEWNADEKRLEALHHPFTAPHPDDLSDLKTARAQAYDLVLNGVEVGGGSLRIYQREIQQQVFEAIGLSPEEAQSKFGFLLEAFEYGTPPHGGIAYGLDRLVMLLAGEESIRDVIAFPKTQQARCLLTDAPSSVDAKQLKELHVASTYKPKS; from the coding sequence ATGCGAACTCATTATTGCGGCGAACTCCGAAAAGAACATATTGGAGAAACAGTTACCTTTTACGGATGGGTAGACCGTCGCCGCGATCACGGTGGTGTGATATTTTTAGATTTACGCGATCGCTCTGGAACTGTCCAAATCGTCAGCGATCCGCAACGCACCCCAGATTCTTACGACCAGGCGAACGCCCTGCGAAATGAATATGTTGTCGAAATCACAGGTAGGGTAACGCAACGTCCTGAAGAATCGTTGAATACCCGCATCCCCACAGGCGAGGTAGAAATCTACGCCGATAAAATTCAACTCCTGAATGCAGTCCGCAAACAGTTACCTTTCCAAGTTTCCTTAGCTGACACCGAGACAGTGCGGGAAGATTTGCGGCTGAAATATCGTTATTTGGATTTGCGACGCGAACGCATGGCGCAAAATTTGCAACTGCGTCATCAAATTGTCAAAGCCATGCGTCGTTATCTGGAAGATTTGGAAAGTTTTATCGAAGTCGAAACCCCAATACTTACCCGTTCTACTCCAGAAGGGGCGCGGGATTATGTTCTACCCAGTCGGGTTAATCCTGGTGAGTGGTATGCTTTGCCGCAATCACCCCAGCTATTTAAACAATTGCTGATGGTATCCGGCTTAGACAGATATTATCAGATTGCCCGTTGCTTTCGTGATGAAGATTTACGCGCCGACAGACAACCAGAATTTACCCAATTGGACATGGAAATGAGCTTCATGTCCCAAGAAGAAATTATCGAACTAAATGAGAAATTAGTTTGCCATATCTTCAAAACCGTTAAAGGTATTGAGTTACAGCGCCCTTTCCCCCGCCTCACTTACGCCGAAGGGATGGAACGTTACGGTAGTGATAAACCAGATACCCGCTATGGTTTAGAATTAGTTGATGTCTCAGATATTGTCAAAGAGTCAGGTTTCAAAGTCTTTCGGGACACTGTGACTAATGGTGGTATCGTCAAAATCTTGCCAATTCCCAACGGTAACGATGTAATTTCTAACGTCCGCATTAAACCAGGCGGTGATTTATTCAAAGAAGCCAGCGAAGCCGGTGCTAAAGGTTTAGCTTATATCCGTGTCAGGGATGATGGCGAGATTGACACCATTGGCGCGATTAAAGACAACTTAAGTGAAGAACAAAAACAAGAAATTTTGCGCCGTACAGGTGCAAAAGCTGGACATTTATTGTTGTTTGGGGCAGGGGAAGCTGCTACAGTTAATAAAACTTTAGATAGATTACGGCAAGCGATCGCTAAAGAGTTTAATTTAATCGATCCAGAAAAAATTAACTTGCTGTGGATTACAGATTTCCCGATGTTCGAGTGGAATGCTGACGAAAAGCGTTTAGAAGCACTACACCACCCATTCACAGCACCCCATCCTGATGATTTGAGCGACTTAAAGACAGCACGCGCTCAAGCCTACGACTTAGTACTCAACGGCGTAGAAGTTGGCGGCGGAAGTCTGCGGATTTATCAGCGAGAAATTCAACAGCAGGTGTTTGAAGCGATTGGTTTATCTCCTGAAGAAGCACAAAGTAAATTTGGCTTTCTCTTAGAAGCATTTGAATATGGTACACCACCGCATGGGGGCATCGCCTACGGTTTAGATCGTTTGGTAATGTTGCTAGCTGGCGAAGAATCCATTCGAGATGTCATTGCTTTTCCGAAGACACAACAAGCGCGTTGTTTGTTAACAGATGCACCTTCGAGTGTAGATGCTAAACAGTTGAAAGAATTACACGTTGCTTCGACTTATAAACCAAAGTCTTAG
- a CDS encoding DUF4255 domain-containing protein has protein sequence MSNVLSIAAVTAVLKVLLENGLVSDPIATSVGDVIVTALPPDRISVEADERAQINLFLYQVTQNRNVDWVSQEFRSRHSRINGNTSSQSPPLALDLHYLLTAYGAKDFQAELLLGYAMHLLHKTPAITSDIIENTLINASTTNTSSAFSQAVASVSVPDLAEQIGQIKLTPEFFNMEETSKLWSALQTHYRPSATYLASMVLIESSKPENSEGFYIMPLSQPTIEQVMAPAKTDQTIVTGTTLVIRGKRLRGEITRIRLSNTESLIVPHDVKETQISLLIPSDLSASVQGIQVVHLTMGNGGQKDYVVESNVAAFVLHPTITAFVAQVENSGDNLRTAEITVKFQPKVGKIQRVVLLLNEASGKSPAAYSFLVAPRTEDTDAITIPVKNVKPGTYIVRVQVDGAESPLHKKNQSGAYDSPQVTIL, from the coding sequence ATGAGTAATGTACTCTCTATAGCCGCCGTGACAGCAGTACTAAAAGTCTTGCTGGAAAATGGCTTAGTCAGCGATCCGATCGCTACTAGTGTTGGTGATGTGATTGTAACTGCCCTACCGCCCGATCGAATTTCAGTTGAAGCTGACGAGCGGGCTCAAATTAATCTGTTTCTTTATCAAGTAACACAGAACCGCAATGTCGATTGGGTATCTCAGGAATTTCGGAGCAGGCATTCACGTATAAATGGAAACACATCCTCTCAGAGCCCACCACTAGCTCTTGACCTCCATTACTTACTAACAGCGTATGGAGCCAAGGATTTTCAGGCGGAGCTTTTATTGGGCTATGCAATGCATTTATTACACAAAACACCAGCCATCACATCGGATATTATTGAGAATACTCTGATAAATGCCTCTACAACCAATACCTCAAGTGCTTTTTCGCAAGCTGTAGCAAGTGTATCTGTACCTGATTTAGCTGAACAAATTGGTCAGATTAAACTGACTCCAGAGTTTTTTAACATGGAAGAAACTTCTAAATTATGGTCTGCGTTGCAAACACACTATCGACCTTCAGCTACCTATTTGGCATCAATGGTATTGATTGAGAGTAGCAAACCTGAAAATTCTGAAGGTTTCTATATAATGCCCTTGTCTCAACCGACTATAGAGCAAGTTATGGCTCCGGCAAAGACTGATCAAACGATTGTTACGGGCACAACATTAGTAATTCGTGGTAAACGTTTACGCGGTGAGATTACCCGAATCCGTTTGAGTAATACGGAAAGTTTGATCGTACCTCATGATGTTAAAGAAACCCAAATCAGCCTGTTAATCCCATCAGATTTATCCGCAAGTGTACAAGGTATCCAAGTTGTCCATCTTACAATGGGCAATGGAGGGCAAAAAGATTATGTCGTTGAATCAAACGTTGCGGCTTTTGTCCTGCATCCAACAATTACAGCATTCGTTGCTCAAGTGGAAAATAGCGGCGACAATTTACGCACAGCAGAAATTACCGTTAAATTCCAGCCCAAAGTTGGTAAGATACAACGAGTAGTTTTGTTACTCAATGAGGCATCAGGTAAGAGTCCGGCAGCTTACTCTTTCTTAGTTGCACCACGCACTGAAGACACCGATGCAATTACTATTCCTGTGAAAAATGTAAAGCCAGGGACTTATATTGTTCGGGTGCAAGTAGATGGGGCAGAAAGCCCACTGCACAAGAAAAATCAGTCTGGAGCTTATGATTCGCCACAGGTGACAATCTTATGA